A single region of the Winslowiella toletana genome encodes:
- the zur gene encoding zinc uptake transcriptional repressor Zur, with protein sequence MSAIVPEQILSQAEQLCQQRNVRLTPQRLEVLRLMTEQKGAISAYDLLDLLRVSEPQAKPPTVYRALDFLLEQGFIHRVESNNSYVVCHHFEQPQHTSAMLICDRCGSVNEKHAEGVEDILQALARQSGFVLRHSVIEAHGLCIGCREVEACTHQESCQHDHTVVSKKRGR encoded by the coding sequence ATGAGCGCTATCGTTCCTGAACAAATTTTGTCGCAGGCAGAGCAACTTTGTCAGCAGCGCAACGTGCGTTTAACGCCGCAGCGCCTGGAAGTATTGCGTCTGATGACCGAACAGAAAGGGGCTATCAGTGCCTACGACCTGCTGGATTTATTACGCGTATCCGAACCTCAGGCTAAACCCCCCACCGTTTATCGCGCTCTGGATTTTCTGCTGGAACAGGGATTTATCCATCGCGTTGAATCAAACAACAGCTATGTGGTGTGCCACCATTTTGAACAACCGCAGCACACCTCGGCGATGTTGATTTGCGATCGCTGTGGTTCGGTTAATGAGAAGCATGCTGAAGGCGTTGAAGATATTTTGCAGGCACTGGCGCGCCAGTCAGGATTCGTGTTGCGGCACAGCGTTATCGAAGCACATGGGCTGTGTATTGGCTGTCGGGAAGTCGAAGCCTGTACGCATCAGGAAAGTTGCCAGCACGATCATACGGTGGTGAGTAAAAAACGGGGGCGTTAG
- a CDS encoding fimbrial protein, protein MSTLAKLSALSVLLAAFGASAAQGEGVVNFKGTVVDAPCGIESDSADQSIDFGQISKATLAAGGISQQKTLAIKLVGCDVSNVSKGVQVTFNGNTMSAPGENGTTVPVATELATSGPTNTAIIINNGTDLSFGKATNDIPLGDGQNTLQFNTWVKQATGKTVAAGDFTAVANFNLSYQ, encoded by the coding sequence ATGAGTACATTAGCCAAACTGAGCGCACTTTCCGTATTACTGGCCGCTTTTGGTGCAAGCGCGGCACAGGGTGAAGGGGTTGTAAACTTTAAGGGTACCGTTGTTGATGCCCCGTGCGGTATTGAATCTGATTCTGCCGATCAGTCCATCGATTTTGGTCAGATCTCAAAAGCCACACTGGCCGCAGGCGGTATTTCCCAGCAGAAAACTCTGGCTATCAAGCTTGTTGGCTGTGATGTCAGTAATGTCTCTAAAGGCGTACAGGTCACCTTCAACGGTAATACCATGTCTGCTCCAGGTGAAAATGGCACAACAGTACCGGTAGCAACCGAGCTGGCAACCTCTGGCCCGACCAACACGGCGATTATTATTAACAATGGTACTGACCTGAGCTTCGGTAAGGCGACCAACGATATTCCGTTGGGTGACGGTCAAAATACTCTGCAGTTCAATACCTGGGTGAAACAGGCTACGGGCAAAACCGTTGCTGCGGGCGATTTTACCGCGGTAGCGAACTTTAACCTTAGCTACCAGTAA
- the pspG gene encoding envelope stress response protein PspG, with the protein MEILFVLGFFLMLLLTGVSVLGIVAALVVATLVMMVGGLFAIVIKMLPWLLLAVVAVWIYRACNKPKISRGRW; encoded by the coding sequence ATGGAAATCCTGTTTGTGCTTGGATTTTTTTTAATGTTGTTGCTGACCGGCGTCTCTGTACTGGGCATCGTGGCTGCACTGGTGGTCGCCACGCTGGTGATGATGGTCGGCGGATTGTTTGCGATTGTAATCAAGATGTTGCCGTGGCTGTTATTAGCGGTCGTTGCCGTGTGGATTTATCGCGCCTGTAACAAGCCTAAAATAAGCCGGGGTCGCTGGTAA
- a CDS encoding helix-turn-helix domain-containing protein has protein sequence MEWNCRNNNIKVVNSIFSEDNFFVYGLCRLLSMDFINAFFTVLDFDCQHIDHVLMSVSDGKEKVAFVSNDIDFYKAEKIGIPHVLDKRSSVQDILGFFLLKRDSGIYHTKKKLTRREKELLTLMSDGVTHQEMTTKLGINYKTFYTHRRNLMLKLGCDNRIFLQNLFVQR, from the coding sequence ATGGAATGGAACTGCCGTAATAACAATATAAAAGTAGTGAACTCTATTTTTTCAGAGGATAATTTTTTCGTCTACGGTCTTTGTAGATTGTTAAGCATGGATTTTATTAACGCCTTTTTCACCGTGCTCGATTTCGACTGCCAACACATAGATCATGTTCTTATGTCCGTCTCTGACGGTAAAGAGAAAGTCGCCTTTGTATCCAATGACATTGACTTTTATAAGGCAGAGAAAATTGGCATACCCCATGTTTTAGACAAAAGAAGTAGTGTGCAGGACATTCTCGGTTTTTTTTTACTTAAGCGTGATTCTGGAATTTATCATACCAAGAAAAAACTGACACGACGTGAAAAAGAACTTTTGACGTTAATGTCAGATGGTGTGACGCACCAGGAGATGACGACTAAGCTGGGAATTAATTATAAAACATTTTATACCCATCGCAGAAACCTGATGTTGAAATTAGGCTGTGATAATCGAATATTTCTGCAAAATTTATTTGTGCAGCGATAA
- a CDS encoding quinone oxidoreductase, protein MAKRIQFSQHGGPEVLQLVNIDVADPAAHEVQVENKAIGINYIDTYFRSGLYAPASLPSGLGTEAAGIVSKVGSAVTVLKPGDRVVYAQSTLGAYSELHNVDASKVALLPDAITFEQAAASFLKGLTVHYLLRQTHEIQPNEVFLFHAAAGGVGLIACQWAKALGAHLIGTVGSAEKARLAKDSGAWATINYREEDIAQRVSELTDGKKVRVVYDSVGKDTWEASLDCLQPRGLMVSFGNSSGPVSGVNLAILNQKGSLYVTRPSLFGYITNREELQLASSELFSLIASGAIKVDVPPQQKFALADAQQAHKTLESRGTQGSSLLIP, encoded by the coding sequence ATGGCAAAGCGGATACAATTCAGTCAGCACGGTGGCCCGGAAGTGTTGCAGCTGGTCAATATTGATGTCGCCGATCCAGCGGCCCATGAAGTACAGGTGGAGAACAAAGCGATTGGTATTAATTACATTGATACCTACTTCCGCAGCGGGCTCTATGCGCCAGCCAGTCTGCCTTCCGGACTGGGTACCGAAGCGGCTGGTATCGTCAGCAAAGTGGGATCGGCAGTTACGGTGCTTAAGCCAGGCGATCGCGTGGTGTATGCGCAGTCAACGCTGGGTGCCTATAGCGAACTGCACAATGTTGATGCCAGTAAAGTGGCGCTGTTGCCCGATGCCATTACGTTTGAGCAGGCGGCGGCCTCATTTCTGAAGGGGCTGACGGTGCACTATTTGCTGCGCCAGACGCATGAAATACAGCCGAATGAGGTGTTTCTGTTCCATGCCGCAGCCGGTGGTGTTGGCTTAATCGCCTGCCAGTGGGCAAAAGCGCTGGGAGCACATCTGATCGGCACCGTTGGCTCAGCAGAGAAAGCCAGGCTGGCGAAGGATTCCGGCGCCTGGGCCACGATTAACTATCGCGAAGAAGATATTGCGCAACGCGTCAGCGAACTGACCGATGGCAAAAAAGTGCGGGTGGTGTATGACTCAGTGGGTAAAGATACCTGGGAAGCCTCGCTGGATTGTCTGCAACCCCGTGGTCTGATGGTGAGTTTTGGTAATTCATCCGGCCCGGTCAGTGGGGTGAATCTGGCGATTCTTAATCAGAAAGGTTCGCTGTATGTTACCCGCCCTTCACTGTTTGGCTATATCACCAATCGTGAAGAGCTGCAGCTGGCCAGCAGTGAACTGTTTTCACTGATCGCCAGCGGTGCGATTAAAGTCGATGTGCCGCCGCAGCAGAAATTTGCTTTGGCGGATGCGCAGCAAGCGCATAAAACCCTGGAAAGCCGTGGCACTCAGGGATCGAGTTTATTAATTCCTTGA
- a CDS encoding fimbrial biogenesis chaperone produces MFKLRTIVLIVGVFTISTGYAAISMDRTRIIYNGDEKSMALNIANENNQLPYLAQVWLDNDKQEKLTTGPLVVTPPVQRLEAGTKSQLRLMSTPGINQLPQDRESLFYFNLREIPPKSDKANVLQIALQTQVKLFYRPAAIKAEPNKVWQDQLVLHPEAGGYRITNPTPYYITIIGFGASRQDAEKGKFEAVMVAPKSELQVKAPQTGTPWLTFINDYGGRPTLPFRCEGSQCTATDKG; encoded by the coding sequence ATGTTTAAATTAAGGACGATAGTGTTGATTGTCGGTGTTTTTACGATATCAACAGGCTATGCCGCTATTTCAATGGATCGCACCCGAATTATTTATAATGGGGATGAAAAATCCATGGCGTTGAATATTGCCAATGAAAATAATCAATTGCCCTACCTGGCCCAGGTTTGGCTGGATAATGACAAGCAAGAAAAGCTCACCACCGGCCCGTTAGTGGTCACACCTCCGGTCCAGCGTCTGGAAGCCGGAACGAAAAGCCAGCTCAGGCTGATGTCTACCCCCGGAATCAATCAGCTGCCCCAGGATCGTGAAAGCTTGTTCTATTTTAACCTGCGTGAAATTCCTCCAAAGAGTGATAAAGCGAATGTTCTGCAGATAGCGCTGCAGACTCAGGTCAAACTCTTTTATCGTCCGGCGGCGATCAAAGCCGAACCTAATAAAGTTTGGCAGGATCAGTTGGTGCTGCATCCCGAAGCGGGTGGCTATCGTATTACTAACCCAACGCCGTATTACATCACCATTATTGGCTTCGGTGCTTCCCGCCAGGATGCTGAGAAAGGGAAATTTGAAGCGGTAATGGTAGCGCCAAAATCAGAGTTGCAGGTGAAAGCTCCCCAGACCGGAACGCCGTGGCTCACGTTCATTAACGACTACGGTGGGCGACCAACGCTGCCTTTCCGCTGTGAGGGTAGCCAGTGTACTGCTACAGACAAGGGCTGA
- a CDS encoding fimbria/pilus outer membrane usher protein, translated as MKNNLFAVIKMTTAVICLSFCKYSLAVEFNTDVIDSSDRNNIDFTRFSQAGYIMPGQYQLQLVVNGQNVSVSELSVSFIDVPDSKGQLVSRACLTPEMVAKIGLTEASLARVTWWNNHSCADLGPLSGSTIQADLAAGELNITLPKALLEYSDASWLPPSRWENGIPGLLFDYNLNGLVTRPNEGDQSQSLSYNGTVGANFDAWRLRGDYQGSINRTQGSANGTQSQSDWTRFYLFRALPRLQSKLTLGENYINSDIFNGWAYTGASLESDDRMLPPRLRGYAPQITGIAETNARVIVKQQERVLYDSTVPAGPFSIQDLDSSIRGRLDVEVIESNGQKKTFVVNTAYVPYLTRPGQLRYKLVGGRSRYLGHETEGPAFTGSELSWGVNNNWSLYGGGIFSGSYNALAIGIGRDLYEWGALSSDVTQSVARFDGKETLMGKSWRLSYSKRFDDANTDITFAGYRFSERDYMTMQGYLDTRYRNNIAGHDKELYTVSLNKYFSEQRMSVNVQYSHQTYWDLGTSNYYTLSFNQYLDILGFKNLSVGLTVSRTKYLDRDDNAGFLRISVPLGTGMLSYNGSKNDSRYSQTIGYSDTLNNGMDSYNINAGLNHGDNTSGGTFNGYYSRHSSLADVSASFATVQNNYSSLGLSASGGATITAKGAALHAGGLNGGTRMLVSTDGIAGVPVDGGRVFTNRWGTGVVTDISSYYRNTVSVDVSKLPEDIEAPQSVVESALTEGAIGYRKFEVLKGARLFAVLRTAENNHPPFGAAVLNAKGRELGMVGDDGLVWISGVNPGETLSVSWNGKVQCLTDLPDNLQPDQQLLLPCRAN; from the coding sequence ATGAAAAATAATTTATTTGCCGTCATTAAAATGACTACAGCTGTGATCTGTCTGAGTTTTTGTAAATACTCGCTGGCAGTCGAATTTAATACAGACGTTATTGATTCCAGCGATCGGAATAATATCGATTTTACCCGTTTTTCACAGGCCGGGTATATCATGCCCGGGCAGTATCAGCTTCAGCTCGTCGTTAATGGACAGAACGTCTCGGTCAGTGAACTATCCGTCTCTTTTATTGATGTACCTGATAGCAAGGGCCAGCTGGTATCGCGGGCCTGTCTGACCCCCGAAATGGTGGCGAAAATCGGCCTTACTGAGGCATCGCTCGCCAGGGTGACGTGGTGGAATAACCACAGCTGTGCTGATTTGGGGCCATTATCTGGCAGCACTATTCAGGCGGACCTTGCCGCAGGTGAACTGAATATTACTCTGCCTAAGGCGCTGCTGGAATATTCAGACGCTTCATGGCTGCCGCCCTCCCGTTGGGAAAATGGTATTCCAGGCCTGCTATTTGATTACAACCTGAATGGGCTCGTGACGCGTCCAAATGAAGGCGATCAGAGCCAATCCCTGAGTTATAACGGTACCGTCGGCGCCAACTTTGATGCCTGGCGGCTCAGAGGGGATTATCAGGGCAGCATTAACCGTACGCAAGGAAGTGCGAACGGCACCCAAAGCCAGTCTGACTGGACGCGTTTCTATTTGTTCCGTGCGTTGCCACGGCTACAGTCAAAGCTGACGCTGGGTGAAAACTATATTAACTCTGACATTTTCAATGGCTGGGCATATACCGGCGCCTCTCTGGAAAGTGACGATCGTATGCTGCCGCCCCGACTGCGCGGTTACGCCCCACAAATTACCGGCATAGCGGAAACCAATGCCAGAGTCATAGTAAAACAGCAGGAGCGCGTGCTGTACGACTCTACCGTCCCTGCCGGACCTTTCAGCATCCAGGACCTGGACAGCTCTATTCGCGGGCGACTGGACGTAGAGGTGATTGAGAGTAACGGACAAAAAAAGACGTTTGTCGTCAATACGGCTTACGTACCTTATCTGACGCGTCCGGGACAATTGCGTTATAAACTGGTTGGTGGACGCTCTCGCTATTTAGGGCATGAGACGGAAGGCCCCGCTTTCACCGGTAGTGAGTTGTCATGGGGCGTTAACAATAACTGGTCGCTGTACGGCGGCGGAATTTTTTCCGGTTCCTATAATGCTCTGGCAATAGGTATTGGTCGCGATTTATATGAGTGGGGTGCACTGTCGAGCGACGTGACCCAATCCGTCGCGCGTTTTGATGGTAAAGAAACACTGATGGGTAAGTCCTGGCGCTTAAGCTATTCGAAACGCTTTGATGACGCGAATACGGATATCACCTTTGCCGGATATCGCTTCTCCGAACGCGATTATATGACGATGCAAGGTTATCTCGATACCCGCTATCGGAATAATATCGCCGGACATGACAAGGAACTTTATACGGTTTCACTGAATAAATATTTTTCCGAACAGCGAATGTCGGTAAATGTTCAGTACAGTCATCAGACATACTGGGATCTGGGTACGTCGAATTATTACACTCTATCTTTTAACCAGTATCTCGATATTCTGGGATTCAAAAATCTCTCTGTCGGCCTGACGGTATCGCGAACAAAATATCTTGACCGCGATGATAATGCCGGATTCCTGCGTATTTCTGTACCGCTGGGCACGGGTATGCTCAGTTATAACGGCAGTAAGAACGACAGCCGTTACTCGCAGACGATAGGATATAGCGACACTCTAAATAACGGCATGGACAGTTATAACATTAACGCCGGGTTAAACCACGGTGATAATACCAGTGGCGGAACATTTAATGGCTATTACAGCCGCCATAGTTCACTGGCCGATGTATCAGCCTCTTTTGCCACGGTACAAAATAATTATAGTTCGCTAGGGTTAAGCGCTTCCGGTGGAGCGACAATAACGGCGAAGGGAGCGGCTTTACATGCCGGTGGTCTGAATGGCGGTACACGAATGCTGGTATCAACTGATGGCATCGCCGGCGTACCCGTGGATGGTGGGCGAGTGTTCACTAACCGCTGGGGAACGGGTGTGGTGACGGATATCAGCAGCTATTACCGTAACACAGTATCTGTTGATGTCAGCAAGTTGCCAGAGGATATCGAAGCCCCGCAATCGGTAGTTGAGTCCGCTCTTACGGAAGGTGCCATCGGCTACCGCAAATTTGAAGTTCTGAAAGGTGCGCGTCTGTTTGCCGTACTGCGTACCGCAGAAAATAATCATCCTCCTTTTGGTGCCGCCGTACTCAATGCCAAAGGTCGGGAATTAGGTATGGTTGGCGACGATGGCCTCGTTTGGATCAGCGGCGTTAATCCAGGTGAAACCCTGAGTGTCAGTTGGAACGGAAAGGTGCAGTGTCTCACCGATCTTCCTGACAACCTGCAGCCTGACCAGCAATTATTATTACCGTGTCGTGCAAATTAA
- the dusA gene encoding tRNA dihydrouridine(20/20a) synthase DusA — MTQNLPAHRFSIAPMLDWTDRHCRYFHRQLTQQTLLYTEMVTTGAIIHGKGDYLAWSEEEQPVALQLGGSDPAALAQCARLAEARGYNEINLNVGCPSDRVQNGRFGACLMGEAALVADCIKAMRDVVSIPVTVKTRIGIDEQDSYAFLCDFISTVATQGGCDMFIIHARKAWLSGLSPKENREIPPLDYERVYQLKRDFPQLTLSLNGGVKTLDEAKQHLLHLDGVMMGREAYQNPGILTQVDRELFGLDTAASDPVAVVRAMYPYIEAELAKGTYLGHVTRHMLGLFQGIPGARQWRRYLSENAHKPGADVEVVEKALSLVADKIPAATPVV; from the coding sequence ATGACCCAGAATCTACCTGCTCATCGTTTTTCAATCGCGCCAATGCTTGACTGGACCGACCGTCACTGCCGTTATTTTCACCGCCAGCTTACACAGCAAACGCTGCTGTACACTGAGATGGTCACTACCGGTGCGATCATTCATGGTAAAGGCGACTATCTTGCCTGGAGTGAAGAAGAGCAGCCGGTCGCATTGCAGCTGGGTGGCAGCGATCCCGCGGCGCTGGCGCAGTGTGCCAGGCTGGCTGAAGCGCGTGGTTATAATGAAATAAACCTTAACGTCGGTTGCCCGTCCGATCGGGTACAAAATGGACGTTTTGGTGCCTGCCTGATGGGCGAAGCGGCGCTGGTAGCGGATTGTATTAAAGCAATGCGTGATGTGGTGTCGATTCCGGTAACGGTTAAAACCCGTATTGGTATTGATGAGCAGGATAGTTACGCGTTTCTTTGTGACTTCATCTCGACGGTTGCCACCCAGGGTGGCTGTGACATGTTTATCATTCACGCGCGTAAAGCCTGGCTTTCCGGCCTCAGCCCGAAAGAGAATCGTGAAATTCCACCGCTGGACTACGAACGTGTTTATCAACTAAAACGCGATTTTCCACAGCTGACGCTATCGCTAAACGGTGGGGTAAAAACGCTGGATGAAGCTAAGCAACATTTGCTGCATCTGGATGGCGTGATGATGGGGCGCGAGGCTTACCAGAATCCCGGCATTCTGACGCAGGTCGACCGTGAGTTGTTCGGTCTGGATACCGCAGCCAGCGATCCAGTGGCGGTGGTGCGGGCAATGTATCCCTATATTGAAGCTGAACTGGCAAAAGGTACTTATCTCGGCCATGTCACCCGCCATATGTTGGGACTGTTCCAGGGTATTCCGGGCGCACGTCAGTGGCGTCGTTACCTGAGCGAAAATGCCCATAAGCCTGGCGCGGATGTTGAGGTAGTGGAAAAAGCGCTGTCGTTGGTAGCTGATAAAATTCCTGCCGCCACGCCAGTGGTCTGA
- the dnaB gene encoding replicative DNA helicase, producing the protein MAGNKPTNKSNETRDRQMEGLKLPPHSLEAEQSVLGGLMLDNERWDNVAERVVAQDFFSRPHRMIFGEMQRLLEMGKPIDLITLSESLEQKGELDMAGGFAYLAELSKNTPSAANIGAYADIVRERAVVRDMISVANEIADAGYDPQGRSSEDLLDLAESRVFQIAENRANKDEGPKSVDQILEATVSRIESLYQTPHDGVTGVDTGYQDLNKKTAGLQRSDLIIVAARPSMGKTTFAMNLCENAAMLQDKPVLIFSLEMPGEQIMMRMLASLSRVDQTRIRTGQLDDEDWARISATMGILLEKKNMYIDDSSGLTPTEVRSRARRIFREHDGLSLIMIDYLQLMRVPSLSDNRTLEIAEISRSLKALAKELQVPVVALSQLNRSLEQRADKRPVNSDLRESGSIEQDADLIMFIYRDEVYHENSDLKGIAEIILGKQRNGPIGTVRLTFNGQWSRFDNYAGPQYDDE; encoded by the coding sequence ATGGCAGGAAATAAACCCACCAACAAATCGAACGAAACCCGTGACCGCCAGATGGAAGGGCTGAAACTGCCGCCTCATTCGCTGGAAGCGGAGCAGTCCGTGTTGGGTGGTTTGATGCTGGACAACGAGCGCTGGGATAACGTTGCCGAACGCGTGGTCGCGCAGGATTTCTTCAGCCGTCCACATCGCATGATATTCGGTGAAATGCAGCGCCTGCTGGAAATGGGCAAGCCAATCGATCTGATTACCCTGTCTGAATCGCTGGAGCAGAAGGGTGAGCTGGACATGGCCGGTGGCTTTGCTTATCTGGCCGAGCTATCGAAAAATACGCCAAGTGCGGCGAATATCGGTGCTTACGCAGACATCGTGCGCGAACGTGCGGTGGTGCGCGATATGATCTCGGTCGCCAATGAAATTGCCGATGCCGGTTATGATCCGCAGGGGCGCAGCAGTGAAGATTTGCTGGATCTGGCCGAATCGCGCGTCTTCCAGATTGCTGAGAACCGTGCCAATAAAGATGAAGGGCCGAAAAGCGTCGATCAGATTCTGGAAGCCACGGTCTCGCGTATTGAGTCGCTGTATCAGACGCCGCACGACGGTGTGACTGGCGTGGATACCGGTTATCAGGATCTCAATAAAAAAACCGCTGGTCTGCAACGCTCTGACCTGATTATCGTCGCCGCTCGTCCATCAATGGGTAAAACCACCTTTGCGATGAACCTGTGTGAAAACGCCGCGATGCTGCAGGATAAGCCGGTGTTGATCTTCAGTCTGGAGATGCCCGGCGAACAAATTATGATGCGTATGCTGGCTTCGCTGTCACGCGTTGACCAGACGAGAATTCGTACCGGGCAACTGGATGATGAAGACTGGGCGCGTATCTCCGCCACCATGGGGATTCTGCTTGAGAAGAAGAATATGTATATCGATGATTCTTCTGGCCTGACGCCAACCGAAGTGCGTTCGCGTGCACGCCGTATTTTCCGCGAGCACGACGGCTTAAGCCTGATTATGATCGACTACCTGCAGCTGATGCGTGTACCTTCACTTTCCGATAACCGTACGCTGGAGATTGCAGAAATCTCACGTTCGCTTAAAGCGCTGGCAAAAGAGTTACAAGTTCCGGTAGTGGCGCTGTCGCAGCTTAACCGCTCGCTGGAGCAGCGTGCTGACAAACGTCCGGTTAACTCGGATTTGCGTGAATCAGGCTCTATCGAGCAGGATGCCGACTTAATCATGTTTATCTATCGCGATGAGGTTTATCACGAGAACAGCGATCTGAAAGGTATCGCCGAAATTATTCTCGGTAAGCAGCGTAATGGTCCAATCGGTACTGTGCGCCTGACCTTTAACGGTCAGTGGTCGCGTTTCGATAATTATGCCGGGCCGCAGTACGACGACGAATAA
- a CDS encoding CsbD family protein has translation MNSDQAGGNWKQFKGKVKEKWGKLTDDDMTVIEGKRDQLVGKIQERYGYAQDEAEKEVKDWETHNSDHRW, from the coding sequence ATGAATAGCGACCAAGCCGGCGGTAACTGGAAACAGTTTAAAGGTAAAGTGAAAGAAAAATGGGGTAAATTAACCGACGACGACATGACGGTGATCGAAGGTAAACGCGATCAACTGGTAGGTAAAATCCAGGAACGTTATGGCTACGCTCAGGATGAAGCGGAAAAAGAAGTTAAGGACTGGGAAACCCATAACAGCGATCATCGCTGGTAG
- a CDS encoding fimbrial protein, with protein MIRLLVCLMMLCLLGLCGRAGADVVFTGNLLDRPCQLDPASAGQDVTFSESALPQFHNAPGRSNNKNFAIKLLNCRAESLGKIVKVVFSGEAEQRVPGALKVSGVNSGKLAVQIIDTDGKTPLALGDAHHAGNGEVIASEIVTLNFSAYVQATPEALADKSVQPGDYSAIATFEINYQ; from the coding sequence ATGATCAGGCTCCTTGTCTGCCTGATGATGTTATGCCTGCTTGGCCTCTGTGGGCGAGCCGGAGCCGATGTGGTCTTTACCGGAAATCTGCTGGATCGTCCTTGCCAGCTGGATCCGGCATCGGCGGGACAAGATGTGACTTTTTCCGAAAGCGCACTGCCACAATTTCACAACGCGCCCGGCAGAAGCAACAACAAAAACTTCGCGATCAAATTGCTTAACTGTCGGGCGGAGTCACTTGGGAAGATTGTCAAAGTTGTCTTCTCAGGCGAGGCAGAACAACGCGTGCCGGGGGCACTTAAAGTCTCAGGAGTCAATTCTGGCAAGTTAGCGGTTCAAATTATCGATACGGACGGTAAGACGCCACTGGCTCTGGGAGACGCCCACCACGCCGGCAATGGAGAGGTGATTGCCTCCGAGATCGTTACGCTCAACTTTAGCGCCTATGTACAGGCCACGCCTGAAGCTCTGGCTGACAAAAGCGTGCAGCCAGGTGATTACAGCGCGATCGCTACTTTTGAAATTAACTATCAGTAA
- a CDS encoding FidL-like protein, whose product MKLKKSRIIGFMLSVFVIVVTILSAFIGHKKNYSTLDNDCSAAVSIRDKSANFSARLNIYLSLHNDNTGYLDVVGKISEAGVSYTTARSWRFNYALQNGNTAYLTRLTMDKRAADDSPDGLVDRLIFSTDAGSGRYVKIAVLNNAWVIGNLYSPQFLCLIRDK is encoded by the coding sequence ATGAAACTAAAAAAGAGTAGAATAATCGGCTTCATGCTTTCGGTCTTTGTTATCGTTGTAACTATTTTATCTGCCTTCATCGGACATAAAAAAAATTACTCTACTTTAGACAATGACTGTTCTGCTGCCGTTTCCATACGCGATAAATCAGCAAACTTCTCTGCCAGGCTGAACATATATCTGAGCTTACACAATGATAATACTGGCTATCTGGATGTTGTGGGAAAGATAAGCGAAGCTGGCGTCAGCTATACAACTGCACGCTCCTGGCGCTTCAATTACGCCCTGCAGAACGGTAACACCGCGTATTTGACCCGGCTCACGATGGACAAACGTGCCGCTGATGATTCGCCCGACGGCCTGGTGGACAGGTTGATCTTCAGTACCGACGCCGGCAGCGGGCGCTATGTAAAGATCGCCGTGTTAAATAATGCCTGGGTCATCGGTAATCTCTACTCACCGCAGTTTCTCTGCCTGATACGTGATAAATAA
- a CDS encoding winged helix-turn-helix domain-containing protein — MFYIINNKVKFRNTDGLFWLDQDEASGITLTATMSRLLAFLLEHRGEVVSRDEILSHVWDAHGLRSSNNSLNKYISDLRQVFRNMGCSEEIIVTVPRIGFMLSGDCEVEKHASTHQPQDSPSPLVESKPRTKRRFFFINLGVILFILALVSGLKWSFSVNKSDGELISKKTWLLGKINSCQVFAFKPASPETAQQKLAIIKDVLDAEKLSCTSDDDIYIQVADPIYYGFPGRIFLSICKRNDRSGTLLASCYNFYETAYETKKE; from the coding sequence GTGTTCTACATCATTAATAACAAAGTAAAATTCAGAAATACTGATGGTTTATTCTGGCTCGATCAAGATGAAGCATCCGGCATCACATTAACCGCTACTATGAGTCGCCTGCTGGCATTTTTACTTGAGCACCGAGGAGAAGTCGTAAGCAGAGATGAAATACTTAGCCATGTATGGGATGCACATGGATTAAGAAGCTCAAATAACAGTCTGAATAAATATATTTCCGATCTGAGACAAGTGTTTCGAAATATGGGGTGTAGCGAAGAAATTATCGTTACAGTACCAAGAATTGGTTTTATGTTGTCCGGGGATTGCGAGGTTGAAAAACACGCATCGACTCATCAACCACAGGACAGCCCATCTCCCCTGGTAGAAAGCAAACCACGAACAAAACGCCGGTTTTTTTTTATAAATCTTGGTGTGATTCTGTTTATTTTGGCGCTCGTATCGGGACTAAAATGGAGCTTCTCTGTCAATAAAAGCGACGGCGAGCTGATCAGTAAAAAAACCTGGCTGCTGGGGAAAATTAATAGCTGTCAGGTCTTTGCTTTTAAACCCGCATCGCCAGAAACTGCACAACAGAAACTGGCTATCATAAAGGACGTTCTTGATGCAGAAAAACTGAGCTGTACATCTGATGACGATATCTATATTCAGGTAGCCGATCCAATTTATTATGGTTTTCCCGGCAGAATATTTTTGTCTATCTGCAAAAGGAACGATCGTAGCGGAACACTTCTCGCCTCCTGCTACAATTTCTACGAGACCGCTTATGAAACTAAAAAAGAGTAG